One window of the Sulfitobacter alexandrii genome contains the following:
- a CDS encoding PaaI family thioesterase, translating into MTDTTSRANQFIRALPHARALGMELKALRDGTAVISMPYADKLIGDPNTGVVHGGAVSALMDTACGAAVMSHPSNPAGTATIDLRIEYLRAATPGQTITTEATCYHVTRSVAFVRATATDDNTETPVATVTGTFTVEGGK; encoded by the coding sequence ATGACCGACACGACTTCACGCGCGAACCAGTTCATCCGTGCGTTGCCGCACGCGCGGGCACTGGGGATGGAATTGAAGGCCCTGCGCGACGGCACGGCCGTCATTTCCATGCCTTACGCAGACAAGCTGATCGGTGACCCGAACACCGGTGTGGTCCATGGCGGCGCGGTGTCCGCGCTGATGGACACGGCCTGCGGGGCGGCCGTCATGAGCCACCCCAGCAACCCGGCGGGGACGGCCACCATCGACCTGCGGATCGAATATCTGCGCGCCGCCACGCCGGGTCAGACCATCACCACCGAGGCGACCTGCTATCACGTGACCCGCTCCGTCGCCTTCGTGCGGGCGACCGCGACGGACGACAACACCGAAACGCCGGTGGCGACCGTGACAGGCACCTTCACCGTGGAGGGCGGCAAATGA
- a CDS encoding PaaI family thioesterase — protein MSKRRGPEPVQVVKQRRDSVLRALVDGVPYIQFMGIGFERRGDELTGILPFKEDLIGNPLLPALHGGATSAFLEVTAIITLSWSYIWEDMENGVLDVSDVGNVDLPRLPKTIDFTVDYLRSGLPRDAYARARINRSGRRYASVHVEGWQDNRERMFAQATGHFLMPQRKA, from the coding sequence ATGAGCAAACGTCGAGGACCGGAACCCGTGCAGGTCGTCAAGCAGCGCCGCGATTCGGTGCTGCGCGCGCTGGTCGATGGTGTCCCCTATATCCAGTTCATGGGCATCGGTTTCGAGCGGCGCGGGGATGAACTGACCGGCATCCTGCCTTTCAAGGAAGACCTGATCGGCAATCCGCTTCTGCCCGCGTTGCATGGCGGTGCCACGTCGGCCTTTCTCGAGGTGACGGCGATCATCACGCTGAGCTGGAGCTACATCTGGGAGGACATGGAAAACGGCGTGCTGGATGTCAGCGACGTCGGCAACGTCGATCTGCCCCGGTTGCCCAAGACCATCGACTTTACCGTCGACTACCTGCGTTCCGGATTGCCGCGCGACGCCTATGCCCGCGCCCGGATCAATCGGTCGGGCAGGCGCTATGCCAGTGTTCACGTGGAGGGTTGGCAGGACAACCGCGAGCGCATGTTCGCGCAGGCCACGGGCCATTTCCTGATGCCGCAGCGCAAGGCGTGA